From a single Columba livia isolate bColLiv1 breed racing homer chromosome 19, bColLiv1.pat.W.v2, whole genome shotgun sequence genomic region:
- the PLPP7 gene encoding inactive phospholipid phosphatase 7 isoform X1, producing MPASQPRSRARDRNNVLNRAEFLSLNQPLKGNQESRSSGRKQSSQAGTAGAQNSNAKERRQSQQLPEEDCMQLNPSFKGIAFNSLLAIDICMSKRLGVCANRASSWGGARSMINLLGITGHGIPWIAGTLICLVKSSTLAGQEVLMNLLLALLLDIMIVAGLQKLAKRKGPYDITPGLLDYLTMDTYAFPAGHASRAAMLSKFFLNHLVLAIPLRILLVLWALCVGFSRVMIGRHHITDVLSGFVFGYLQFRLVELIWMSSNTCQMLISIW from the exons ATGCCAGCATCCCAGCCGCGGTCCAGGGCAAGAGACAGGAACAATGTCCTTAACAGGGCTGAGTTCCTCTCCCTGAACCAGCCCTTGAAGGGGAACCAGGAGAGCAGGAGCTCCggcagaaagcagagcagcCAAGCCGGGACAGCCGGTGCCCAGAACAGCAACGCCAAGGAGCGCAGGCAGTCGCAGCAGCTGCCCGAAGAGGACTGCATGCAGCTCAACCCCTCCTTCAAGGGAATCGCCTTCAACTCCTTGCTGGCCATCGATATCTGCATGTCCAAGAGGCTGGGAGTGTGCGCCAACAGAGCCTCCTCCTGGGGTGGTGCCCGCTCCATGATTAACCTCCTGGGGATAACGGGGCACGGGATCCCCTGGATCGCGGGGACCCTCATCTGCCTGGTGAAGAGCAGCACGCTGGCAGGCCAGGAGGTCCTCATGAACCTGCTGCTAG CCCTGCTCCTGGACATCATGATTGTGGCCGGTTTGCAGAAGCTGGCCAAGCGGAAGGGCCCGTACGACATCACCCCCGGCTTGTTGGACTACCTGACCATGGACACCTACGCGTTCCCAGCTGGGCACGCCAGCCGAGCGGCCATGCTCTCCAAGTTCTTCCTCAACCACCTGGTCCTGGCCATCCCTCTCCGGATCCTGCTGGTCCTCTGGGCCCTCTGCGTGGGCTTTTCCCGCGTCATGATCGGACGGCACCACATCACAGATGTCCTGTCTGGCTTTGTTTTTGGCTACTTGCAGTTCAGGCTGGTGGAGTTGATATGGATGTCCTCCAACACATGTCAGATGTTGATATCCATCTGGTGA
- the PLPP7 gene encoding inactive phospholipid phosphatase 7 isoform X2, with product MTGQKCAELRPRSVLGAGGWEFISGAVSLLIRRQVLLLLRSRDEVVLESAMPASQPRSRARDRNNVLNRAEFLSLNQPLKGNQESRSSGRKQSSQAGTAGAQNSNAKERRQSQQLPEEDCMQLNPSFKGIAFNSLLAIDICMSKRLGVCANRASSWGGARSMINLLGITGHGIPWIAGTLICLVKSSTLAGQEVLMNLLLALLLDIMIVAGLQKLAKRKGPYDITPGLLDYLTMDTYAFPAGHASRAAMLSKFFLNHLVLAIPLRILLVLWALCVGFSRVMIGRHHITDVLSGFVFGYLQFRLVELIWMSSNTCQMLISIW from the exons ATGACAGGGCAGAAATGTGCAGAATTGAGGCCACGCTCGGTACTGGGTGCAGGGGGATGGGAATTCATTAGCGGTGCCGTGTCTCTTTTAATCAGGAGGCAGGTGCTGCTTCTCCTCCGGTCCAGGGATGAG GTTGTGTTAGAGTCTGCAATGCCAGCATCCCAGCCGCGGTCCAGGGCAAGAGACAGGAACAATGTCCTTAACAGGGCTGAGTTCCTCTCCCTGAACCAGCCCTTGAAGGGGAACCAGGAGAGCAGGAGCTCCggcagaaagcagagcagcCAAGCCGGGACAGCCGGTGCCCAGAACAGCAACGCCAAGGAGCGCAGGCAGTCGCAGCAGCTGCCCGAAGAGGACTGCATGCAGCTCAACCCCTCCTTCAAGGGAATCGCCTTCAACTCCTTGCTGGCCATCGATATCTGCATGTCCAAGAGGCTGGGAGTGTGCGCCAACAGAGCCTCCTCCTGGGGTGGTGCCCGCTCCATGATTAACCTCCTGGGGATAACGGGGCACGGGATCCCCTGGATCGCGGGGACCCTCATCTGCCTGGTGAAGAGCAGCACGCTGGCAGGCCAGGAGGTCCTCATGAACCTGCTGCTAG CCCTGCTCCTGGACATCATGATTGTGGCCGGTTTGCAGAAGCTGGCCAAGCGGAAGGGCCCGTACGACATCACCCCCGGCTTGTTGGACTACCTGACCATGGACACCTACGCGTTCCCAGCTGGGCACGCCAGCCGAGCGGCCATGCTCTCCAAGTTCTTCCTCAACCACCTGGTCCTGGCCATCCCTCTCCGGATCCTGCTGGTCCTCTGGGCCCTCTGCGTGGGCTTTTCCCGCGTCATGATCGGACGGCACCACATCACAGATGTCCTGTCTGGCTTTGTTTTTGGCTACTTGCAGTTCAGGCTGGTGGAGTTGATATGGATGTCCTCCAACACATGTCAGATGTTGATATCCATCTGGTGA